A stretch of Plasmodium knowlesi strain H genome assembly, chromosome: 1 DNA encodes these proteins:
- a CDS encoding SICAvar, type I (fragment), with the protein MAAAVAAAGASTEQDGEKLRIAWKEKLSTSSQNAQSAPNVALPDEVTKKVNEMLDDLGPYVNWVYAAGGKVASACGELKAPGDKSGKGTTTDQMKRVCKTLVQAVHWMGNLEKDGKKRTKGSTAEDEWKQYLRCVIGYEFLLRVLLPKYEVEKFMKIIFDTMERGGTEGALSSAGGICPWVKVDDVRGTEELIGSQVQEWLNNAKKDKNEGGIEGFDNIVAWSRYAEGTADMEEERAKRKGKISQSDKIIDLLRDGVSNPLEVLVDQIAKANHCIENAEKDANSGKENALCNRLKCIEEYLKKQPLPGSPGGPKTGQLSATEDFWNKKVKELWEELAGAMMQENGKTTNAECTKVKDGSSSPRDATHSEKTACNYLHAGFKELYNPSTPDGVDDILSKKNPSFRHAMGCFLLRAYANEMKKRSTCLIDKGIEKAFQLGKELSNGSTGTNANCNGNGKCIPCKWNENAFKDCQVKTEDNGVEKKATEVVEKIVQEDTTKIKDMQTKINDMKLCERFQCISERWLKKDRSNGDPLTSADWDRVRSKVTSQIAALGDALKDATTQNKRTEFELYCKDIPAVNGKPADKDACVLIAAGLRNLYKTAGDGVEESLKRTMQCVLLNAIADKMKDKLPCEQERSVEKGIDHAFGQSATIKSKSSACGTDDKCFTCPRFKDYKECQIKENDSSKEVLLKDQIDHKLEDTNLASTTSLTTSSLTKTICKPCTGDEKGDFCQELNCVVDKWGERKNGSSSGTTTWEKMKSDFETELKLLLEDMQNPTKQAAVASNCTGVSGGQTWSDSDAHGFANKTACKLVAAGLEHISKIQHEYSGDPKTGQPEKNENPYDNQEFKQFISCLMLKAVAQKMKEDSKICDIDQGIRVAFTKAQQIASTNCKNGKPCIECKLADKYDECYFDKKQQDKVNDKLDSLLKTQGSDVNNILFTITKTGGNSSSNLCLRLQCLASRVQASSSADEFWTNEGEVGQLWTQLSEAMIHNADKNNGQCNIMDNGTTGAMTRQATDPERKACQYLTAGFTKLRTISATTTNGGNNILDKHPSLKQTVGCFLLKEYAKHMKDNAKCLVESGIKKAFDIALKNLNGSCTGEGPCVPCHWKEKDYDTCQIHTTGPNIEDVKRKVQGIVETKSVPNAMEDINKMTTLCDYIKCAAPKWFHNQKNSKNQGGNGTAKTWCDFWENEGVRPELKKMFDKIASEGQNKPTSITIGTTCRGFGDGNPDSVERKACNHITAGLEYIDGIKPDVSGSGRGPSTQSSGQGNQLLQQAVGCIALNLYADQIIAKSSEKCPIGEDKISRMFTDWNTQHNSLSSNSCNDANKNNCFKCDRVSNSQFNDCKLSVSNTLINATQNVQNCTSNTGRENVQTELNKFLNENNPSSSKSIPEVKKTLSEINKMDSFCSQMQCAAKQYYVKAINKNVNSSEVKW; encoded by the exons ATGGCAGCAGCAGTAGCAGCCGCGGGCGCCAGTACTGAGCAAgatggggaaaaattaagaataGCATGGAAAGAGAAGTTGAGTACATCTTCACAGAATGCACAATCTGCCCCAAATGTAGCCCTTCCG gaTGAAGTGACGAAGAAAGTGAACGAAATGTTGGACGACCTCGGGCCCTACGTGAATTGGGTGTATGCCGCGGGAGGCAAAGTCGCCAGTGCATGTGGAGAACTGAAGGCCCCGGGggataaaagtgggaagGGGACGACAACAGATCAAATGAAGAGAGTATGCAAGACATTAGTGCAAGCAGTCCACTGGATGGGAAATTTGGAAAAGGATGGAAAGAAGAGGACGAAAGGTAGCACGGCGGAGGACGAATGGAAACAATATTTAAGGTGTGTAATAGGATATGAGTTCCTGTTAAGAGTACTTTTACCTAAGTATGAAGTAGaaaaatttatgaaaattaTCTTCGATACAATGGAAAGGGGAGGTACTGAAGGTGCACTGTCAAGTGCGGGTGGTATATGTCCTTGGGTTAAAGTGGACGATGTGAGGGGAACAGAGGAGCTAATTGGGTCTCAGGTACAGGAATGGTTAAATAATGCAAAGAAGGACAAGAACGAGGGGGGTATTGAGGGGTTCGATAATATAGTAGCATGGTCCAGGTATGCGGAGGGAACGGCGgacatggaggaagaaagggccaagcgaaaaggaaaaatttcccAGAGTGATAAAATTATAGACCTACTTCGAGATGGTGTATCAAATCCATTAGAAGTATTAGTCGACCAAATAGCAAAGGCTAATCATTGTATCGAGAATGCAGAGAAGGATGCCAACAGCGGCAAAGAGAATGCTCTATGCAATCGCTTAAAATGTATTGAAGAATACTTGAAGAAACAGCCACTACCAGGATCTCCAGGAGGACCAAAAACAGGACAACTGTCAGCTACG GAAGACTTTTGGAACAAGAAGGTAAAGGAATTATGGGAAGAATTAGCAGGTGCAATGATGCAGGAAAATGGCAAAACCACAAACGCAGAATGTACTAAAGTGAAAGATGGCAGCAGTAGCCCGAGGGATGCAACTCATTCTGaaaagacggcatgcaattatttgcatgccggctttaAAGAACTGTACAATCCGTCGACGCCTGACGGCGTCGACGACATCCTATCTAAGAAGAACCCATCGTTCAGACAtgcgatgggttgtttcctaCTTCGCGCCTATgcaaatgaaatgaagaagaggtCCACTTGTCTTATTGataaaggaatagaaaaggcATTCCAGCTTGGGAAGGAACTCAGTAATGGCAGCACTGGTACTAATGCTAATTGCAATGGTAATGGAAAATGCATTCCAtgcaaatggaatgaaaacgCTTTTAAGGATTGCCAAGTTAAAACAGAAGACAATggggtggagaaaaaagcaacggaggtagtggaaaaaattgtccagGAGGACACCACCAAAATAAAGGATATGCAAACCAAAATAAATGATATGAAATTATGTGAGCGCTTCCAATGTATATCCGAAAGATGGCTGAAGAAGGATAGAAGCAACGGCGACCCCCTCACATCAGCCGACTGG gATAGGGTGCGGAGTAAAGTCACAAGTCAAATCGCTGCCCTCGGCGATGCCCTCAAGGACGCCACAACTCAAAATAAGAGGACAGAATTTGAACTGTACTGCAAGGACATTCCAGCGGTTAATGGAAAGCCTGCAGATAAGGATGCTTGCGTCCTTATTGCAGCAGGATTAAGGAACCTCTACAAAACTGCTGGTGACGGCGTTGAAGAATCATTAAAGAGGACGATgcaatgtgttttattaaatgccattgcagataaaatgaaagataAACTTCCGTGTGAACAGGAAAGGAGTGTAGAGAAGGGGATTGATCATGCTTTTGGACAGAGTGCTACTATTAAGAGTAAAAGTAGCGCTTGCGGAACTGATGATAAGTGTTTTACGTGTCCAAGGTTTAAAGACTATAAAGAATGCcaaattaaggaaaatgaCAGTTCGAAGGAAGTGCTTCTGAAGGACCAAATTGACCACAAGTTGGAGGATACTAATCTTGCTAGTACTACTTCCTTAACGACGTCTTCTCTAACcaagaccatat GTAAACCATGTACTGGGGACGAGAAGGGGGATTTCTGTCAAGAACTTAATTGCGTAGTAGATaaatggggagaaaggaagaatggaaGCTCAAGCGGAACGACTACCTGG GAAAAGATGAAGAGTGATTTTGAAACAGAATTAAAGCTACTACTGGAAGACATGCAAAACCCAACGAAGCAGGCCGCTGTTGCATCCAACTGCACCGGCGTCAGCGGCGGCCAAACATGGAGCGATAGCGACGCCCATGGCTTCGCTAACAAGACCGCCTGCAAGCTTGTTGCAGCAGGGCTGGAACATATATCTAAAATTCAGCATGAATATAGTGGGGATCCCAAGACGGGGCAacctgaaaaaaatgaaaaccccTATGATAACCAAGAGTTTAAACAATTCATTTCTTGCTTAATGCTAAAGGCAgttgcacaaaaaatgaaagaagacagCAAAATTTGCGATATAGACCAAGGGATTAGGGTCGCTTTTACAAAGGCACAACAAATTGCATCAACTAACTGCAAGAATGGTAAACCTTGCATTGAGTGCAAGTTGGCGGACAAGTATGATGAGTGCTACTTCGATAAGAAGCAGCAGGACAAAGTAAATGACAAATTGGATTCATTACTCAAGACGCAAGGAAGCGACGTCAATAACATCCTCTTCACAATAACTAAAACAGGCGGAAACAGCAGTTCTAATTTATGTCTCCGTCTGCAATGTCTGGCTTCTCGAGTTCAGGCATCCAGCTCTGCG GACGAATTCTGGACGAATGAAGGCGAAGTGGGACAACTATGGACACAATTGTCGGAAGCAATGATACACAATGCGGACAAGAACAACGGACAATGTAATATAATGGATAATGGCACCACGGGTGCCATGACTAGACAAGCAACTGACcctgaaagaaaagcatgccAATATCTTACAGCAGGTTTCACCAAACTAAGAACTATTTCGGCGACCACAACGAATGGAGGAAACAACATCTTGGATAAGCATCCATCGTTGaaacaaacagtgggttgtttccttcttaaggaatatgcaaaacatatgaaAGACAACGCCAAATGTTTAGTGGaatcaggaataaaaaaagctttcGACATTGCTCTTAAAAATCTTAATGGTAGTTGCACTGGCGAGGGACCTTGTGTTCCGTGCCattggaaagagaaagactATGACACTTGCCAAATTCACACAACTGGCCCCAACATAGAGgatgtaaaaaggaaagttcaAGGCATTGTAGAGACCAAATCTGTACCTAATGCTATGGAggacataaataaaatgaccaCTTTATGCGATTATATTAAATGTGccgcacccaaatggttccaTAACCAAAAGAACAGCAAGAACCAAGGAGGGAATGGAACGGcgaagacttgg tgtgacttttgggagAATGAAGGCGTCAGACCCGAACTGAAGAAAATGTTTGACAAGATCGCCTCCGAAGGACAGAACAAACCAACGTCAATCACTATTGGCACAACATGCCGAGgctttggtgatggtaatccTGATAGTgtagaaagaaaagcatgtaatcatatcacagcaggtttaGAATACATTGATGGCATTAAGCCTGATGTTAGTGGTAGTGGTAGGGGTCCTAGCACTCAGTCTAGTGGTCAAGGCAACCAACTGCTTCAACaagcagttggttgtattgctcttaacctttatgctgatcaaataattgcaaaatCGAGTGAGAAATGCCCCATTGGTGAGGACAAAATAAGTAGAATGTTTACTGATTGGAATACGCAGCATaattctttgtcttcgaaTTCGTGTAATGAtgctaataaaaataattgttttaaatgtgatAGGGTTTCGAACTCACAATTTAATGATTGCAAACTAAGTGTTTCCAACACTTTAATTAATGCAAcacaaaatgtgcaaaattgTACTTCTAACACCGGCAGAGAAAATGTCCAAACTGAATTAAACAAATTCCTCAACGAAAACAACCCATCATCATCCAAATCCATCCCCGAAGTGAAGAAAACATTATCCGAAATCAATAAAATGGACTCTTTCTGTAGTCAAATGcaatgtgcagcaaaacaataTTACGTAAAAGcaataaacaaaaatgtaaatagcaGCGAAGTGAAATGG
- a CDS encoding KIR protein → MSDDGGTSREVKCSRPVNALDAVYGAQLSQMVSGLQGKQNLAKHILRAGCCVLGTNTGNLEGSGACDLMYYTVGSIVHKKFGEDAFGETMERIHNYIVSVLGKGECKQLPRNSAKELFKLMERKVDYSLTLEGVLGKEVNPKTVNCEKYTKYLEQVAEACVKVKEQCRSSTVSSECTGIAEKDSQHSPEYVAQLIETLILKPQAAAEKKKKDEQQGLQKYHLGHLPSRQAYQDFDVMWRMYYDDQYVGTIKSALKSTMETHLKNDHCLNRILGAWYYTTNIMSTTNQAHQNRCSYFYYWLGMLIHNKLKTATGEAVGTTSSFSEAMNAIYEQLVKLPNTEDKSPCPKITTADNLDSTFFEYRKKVFDLYHDYGAIEKLLQDDGASGTAPCSKTFFNYIDNAKNSIEKAKSSCNSEQNPPSAYSGDDPCCKKLLQNGNTEPTEHHLSQLTCTEQTDLPDDGPEVELTTDCSTNPGVEIGQSSSSSDDGSIVGSVSGGIATIGIPAIGFFLYKYTNIFDGIKKSLFGGLNNGNNRRGRRSTFRHQHFDDTLTGNDYSTLGDDGSTTLGGGGGSSTLGGSSTDISTIYEEPPRRPSGRTRTGTNNRRPGNIRYYAT, encoded by the exons atgagTGATGATGGTGGTACGAGTAGAGAAGTTAAATGTAGTAGGCCTGTGAATGCCTTAGATGCAGTATATGGAGCACAGTTGAGTCAAATGGTGTCAGGACTTCAGGGGAAGCAGAATTTAGCGAAGCATATTCTACGTGCCGGTTGCTGCGTTCTTGGCACCAATACTGGGAATCTGGAAGGGAGCGGAGCATGCGATCTTATGTATTACACAGTGGGGAGCATAGTGCATAAGAAGTTTGGGGAAGATGCATTTGGTGAAACTATGGAGAGAATACATAATTATATAGTATCAGTGTTAGGTAAGGGGGAGTGTAAGCAATTACCACGTAACAGTGCGAAGGAATTATTTAAATTAATGGAGAGGAAGGTCGATTATAGTTTAACCTTAGAGGGTGTGCTAGGGAAAGAAGTTAATCCTAAAACAGTTAACTGTGAAAAGTACACAAAATATTTAGAACAAGTAGCGGAAGCATGTGTAAAGGTAAAAGAACAATGTAGGAGCTCGACTGTTAGTAGCGAATGTACCGGAATTGCAGAGAAGGATAGTCAACACAGCCCAGAGTATGTGGCACAGTTGATAGAAACCTTAATTCTGAAACCCCAAGCTGCAgcagagaagaagaagaaggatgaacAACAGGGACTGCAG AAGTACCATTTGGGACATTTACCCTCACGCCAGGCGTACCAGGACTTTGACGTCATGTGGAGAATGTACTATGACGATCAGTACGTTGGTACCATAAAAAGCGCCCTGAAAAGTACCATGGAAACACATCTAAAGAATGATCATTGTTTGAATCGTATTTTAGGCGCATGGTACTACACAACAAACATAATGAGTACAACGAACCAGGCCCACCAGAATCGTtgctcttatttttattattggtTAGGAATGTTAATTCACAACAAATTAAAGACAGCGACCGGAGAGGCAGTTGGAAccacttcatcattttcggAGGCTATGAATGCAATCTATGAGCAATTGGTCAAATTACCCAATACTGAGGATAAAAGTCCATGCCCCAAAATAACAACGGCAGATAATCTTGACAGCACCTTCTTCGAATATCGGAAAAAGGTTTTCGATCTTTATCACGACTATGGCGCCATAGAAAAACTGCTACAGGATGACGGGGCCAGTGGTACAGCACCCTGTTCTAAGACCTTCTTTAACTACATTGATAACGCAAAAAACAGCattgaaaaggcaaaatcTAGCTGTAATAGTGAACAAAATCCGCCATCAGCATATAGTGGTGATGATCCATGCTGCAAAAAACTTTTACAGAATGGTAATACAGAACCAACTGAACATCATTTATCACAACTAACATGCACAGAGCAGACAGATTTGCCGGACGATGGACCAGAGGTGGAATTAACAACTGACTGTTCTACTAATCCAGGAGTGGAAATTGGCcaatcctcctcctcttctgaTGATGGTAGTATTGTTGGTTCTGTGTCTGGTGGAATTGCCACCATAGGAATACCAGCAAttggtttctttttatataaa tatactAACAtatttgatggaataaaaaaatccctcTTTGGTGGACTCAATAACGGCAACaacagaagaggaagaagatctaCTTTTCGACATCAACACTTTGATGACACACTCACAGGGAATGATTATTCTACACTAGGAGACGACGGTTCCACCACCctgggtggtggtggtggctCGTCCACCTTAGGTGGTAGCTCCACCGATATTTCTACCATCTATGAAGAACCACCTCGTCGACCAAGCGGAAGAACACGGACAGGAACAAATAATAGAAGACCAGGAAATATACGTTATTATGCTACGTAA
- a CDS encoding SICAvar, type I (fragment) — ALNLYADQLIKKANNQCPLDGKKLEQAIDHAFSKNTLIMNGGTPCPPGSNSCSICNREKNTFNSCQIGSGSNAAYVKSKMTDLLNSEDKSQTNTTPNMTKTLDKINKIETFCTQVQCAIKQELRRQNKLKNGIPSWDALHEDINKELKELLKYMTKGQSQPNLLTYCNDDANWSKLGHKQSKTNKAACLLFASGLQHIYKNKTKDPVNGPSFGQTMGCLFLKEYAKQLQNVANEKKQGHSWVHPLCSIKEGINYAFKQSESIMNEIFPCDKNSNSCFVCTQEEGYNNCQIGDDNIGNKAKDLFTEPTKQNQMEKTLENTVCPILLTDLLTPFVPLAPVSIGLSAMAYYLWKYFGPLGKGGQRFRRSPTEIPGPSVQEQVLDHVQQDSSHEYQLVKERKPRSAPTRTKRSGPVNRRTIIEIHFEVLDECQKGDTQLNQKDFLELLVQEFMGSEFMEEEEQVPMEDVLMERVPIEDVPSLGSGLMV; from the exons gcacttaatctttatgctgatcaattaataaaaaaggcaaataaTCAATGTCCTCtcgatggaaaaaaattggaacagGCAATAGATCACGCTTTTAGTAAAAATACTCTCATTATGAATGGAGGAACTCCATGTCCACCTGGTTCTAATTCTTGTTCTATTTgcaacagagaaaaaaacacttttAACAGTTGCCAAATTGGCAGTGGCAGCAACGCTGCCTATGTAAAAAGCAAAATGACCGACCTCCTCAACAGCGAAGACAAATCCCAAACCAACACCACCCCTAACATGACCAAAACactagacaaaataaataaaatagaaactttctgtactcaagtccaatgtgcaATCAAACAAGAACTtagaaggcaaaataaactgaaaaatggaataccatcttgg gatgCCCTGCACGAAGACATCAAtaaagaattaaaagaacttttaaaatatatgacGAAGGGACAGAGTCAACCTAATCTTTTAACATACTGCAATGACGACGCTAATTGGAGTAAACTTGGCCATaaacaaagcaaaacaaataaagcagcctgtttactttttgcttcaggattgcagcatatatataaaaataagacGAAGGACCCTGTTAATGGCCCATCGTtcggacaaacgatgggttgtttatttcttaaagaatatgcaaaacaattgcaaaacgtggcaaatgagaagaagcaaggacatagttgggtacatcctctcTGTAGCATAAAGGAGGGCATAAACTACGCTTTCAAACAAAGTGAAAGCATTATGAATGAAATATTTCCATGCGACAAGAATagtaattcttgttttgtatGCACACAAGAGGAAGGTTATAATAATTGCCAAATTGGCGATGACAATATAGGAAATAAAGCTAAAGATCTGTTCACAGAACCGACGAAACAaaaccaaatggaaaaaacattagagaatacagtctgtcccatccttcttacggatctccttaccccttttgttcctttggctcctgtctccattggcctttctgctatggcttattacctttggaag tattttggtcctcttggtaaaggaggacaacGTTTCCGAAGATCTCctactgaaattcctggtccatccgtacaagaacaagtcctcgatcatgtgcagcaagatagttcacatgaatatcaattggtgaaggaacgaaaacctcgttctgctccaacgagaacgaaacgttctggtcccgtgaatcgtcgaacgattattgaaattcattttgaagtgttggatgaatgtcaaaaaggggacacacaattgaaccagaaggattttctggaacttttggttcaagaattcatgggatccgaatttatggaagaagaagaacaggttcctatggaagacgttcttatggaacgtgttcctattgaagacgttccaagtttaggttccgggcttatggtttag